The Thermotoga sp. genome window below encodes:
- a CDS encoding thioesterase family protein: MGFDFLEGKRLTEDVALDETMAWNEDVMMLDLHLVSTSALMGIVHKVSYDLLSRYLPDDYTAVVVESCVRHVKAIPTGTRVAVGVRVIGVTGNRVKFRGIVMSGDEKVLEAEFIRVIVSRNYLRRVALEKAEKTPGFFGI; this comes from the coding sequence ATGGGATTTGACTTTCTTGAGGGAAAGAGACTCACGGAAGATGTGGCCCTCGATGAAACAATGGCCTGGAACGAGGACGTAATGATGCTCGATCTTCACCTTGTCTCCACCTCCGCGCTCATGGGGATAGTACACAAGGTGTCCTACGATCTATTGAGCAGGTATCTCCCCGACGATTACACGGCTGTTGTGGTGGAAAGCTGTGTGAGGCATGTAAAAGCTATTCCCACGGGAACAAGGGTGGCTGTCGGAGTGAGGGTGATCGGGGTTACAGGAAACCGGGTGAAGTTCAGGGGAATCGTGATGAGTGGAGATGAGAAAGTTCTGGAGGCAGAGTTTATCAGAGTGATCGTTTCCAGAAATTATTTGCGGAGGGTAGCACTTGAGAAAGCCGAGAAGACCCCAGGATTTTTTGGAATATGA